The Cellulosimicrobium cellulans genome contains the following window.
CCCCGCGTGACCCCCGACCCCCCGAGCGGTCCCGTCCGGCTCCTCGTCATGGACGTCGACTCGACGCTCATCGAGCAGGAGGTCATCGAGCTCCTCGCCGACCACGCGGGCACGCGCGCGGAGGTCACCGAGGTGACCGAGCGCGCGATGCGCGGCGAGATCGACTTCGGGGCGTCGCTGCGCGAGCGCGTCGCGACCCTCGCCGGGGTGCCCGTCGAGGCGTTCGCCGACGTCCGGGCTCGCGCGACGTTCACGCCGGGCGTGCGCGAGCTCGTCGCCGAGGCGCACCGCCGCGGCTGGGAGGTCGGGCTCGTGTCGGGCGGCTTCGAGGAGATCGTGGCCGACCTCGCCGCGGAGCTGGGGATCACGCGCTTCCGCGCGAACCGGCTCGAGGTCGCCGACGGCCGGCTCACCGGTCGCACGACCGGCCCGGTCGTGGACCGCGCCGCGAAGGAGGTCGCGCTGCGCGAGTTCGCGGCCGAGCTCGGCCTGCCGATGAGCGCGACGATCGCCGTGGGCGACGGTGCGAACGACCTCGACATGATCGGCGCCGCCGGCATCGGCGTCGCGTTCGCCGCGAAGCCGGTCGTGCGGGCCCAGGCCCCCTACGGCGTCGACGGCCCCCGCATCGACGCCGTCCTCGACGTCGTCGACCGGGTGGACGCCGCGCGCTGAGCCGCGCCCCGCACGCGAGAGAGCCCTGGTCCGTGCGGACCAGGGCTCTCTCGCGTCACGAGCGGGACGCGACGGTCAGGACGGGCGACCCACGTAGGTGAGCAGCGCCCCGCGGGGCACCCAGGCGTCCCAGGCCGTCGCCGACTCCAGCACGGAGTACGTCGCGGTCGGCACGCCGACGCGCACCTGGGCGAGCACCCCGCCGTCGGAGGCGGGGTCGGCCAGGTGCGACGCCGTCGCCGCCATCGTGGGCTCGTGCCCGACGACGAGCAGCGTGCGCACGCGCGAGTCCGTCGTCCGGACGAGGTCCAGCACGTCGGTCACGTCCGCCGCGTAGAGGTCGTCGCTCACCAGGACCTCCGGGTCCACGTCGCCCAGGTGGGCGGCGAGCAGCTCCCAGGTCTGGCGCGTGCGCAGCGCCGACGAGCACAGCACGCGCTCGGGCACGAGCCCCGTCTCGCGCAGCGCGCCGCCGACCCGGACCGCCTGCCGCCGCCCGTTGAGGGCGAGGGGACGCAGCACGTCGTCGACGCTCCCGCCGCCGGGCTCCGCCTTCGCGTGGCGCAGGAGGACGAGGCGGCGCACGCCGCCGTCGGTGGTCTCCGCGCCCATGCTCTCCTCCTGACTCACTGCCCCATGGCGTGCACGCCGCCGTCGACGTGCACGATCTCACCGGTCGTCGCCGGGAACCAGTCGGAGAGGAGGGCGACGACGGCGCGCGCGGCGGGCTCCGCCGTCGTCTGGTCCCAGCCGAGCGGCGCGCGCTTCGGCCAGCCGTCCTCCATCTGCTCGAAGCCGGGGATGGACTTGGCGGCCGTCGTGCGGATCGGGCCCGCGGAGACGAGGTTGGCGCGGATGCCGTCGGGGCCGAGGTCGCGCGCGAGGTAGCGGTTCGCGGACTCGAGGCCGGCCTTCGCGACGCCCATCCAGTCGTACACCGGCCAGGCGAACTGCGCGTCGAACGTGAGACCGACCACGGCGCCGCCGTCCGTCATGAGCGGCTTCGCGGCGACCGCGAGCGACTTGTAGGAGAACGTCGAGACCTGGAGCGCGGTGGCCACGTCCTCCCACGTCGCGGCGAGGAAGTTGCCGCCCATGACGCTCTGCGGGGCGAAGCCGATCGAGTGCACGACGCCGTCGAGGCGGTCCGTGTGCTCGCGGAGGGCGTCAGCGAGGCCGGCGAGGTCGTCGTCGTTCGTCACGTCGAGCTGGACGACGGGCGCCTCGACGGGCAGGCGCTTGGCGAAGGCCTGCGTGAGCTTCATCTGGCGGCCGAACGAGGAGAGCACGACCTCGGCCCCCTCCTCCTGCGCGAGGCGCGCCGCGTGGAACGCGATCGAGGAGTCGGTGAGCACTCCGGTGATCAGGAGCTTCTTGCCGTCGAGCAGACCCATCGGTTTCCTTCCGTCGTGCACCCGCCGTGCGGGCGCGCTGAGGCTGAGCGTACTGAAAGAGAGGGGGCGCGGGGGCGCCGGTGACCCGCGGACGTGACCCTCACCATGATGAGGCTCCCGTGCGGGCCGGGTCGCGGGTCCGCTCAGTGGCCCATGCCGAGGCCGCCGTCGACGGGGATGACGGCCCCGGAGACGTACGCGGCGTCGTCGGACGCGAGGAACTGCACGACCCCCGCGACCTCGTCGGCCTGGGCGAAACGCCCGGCGGGGATCGCGGCCTTGTAGGCGGCCTGGCGCTCCTCGGGCAGCTCGGCCGTCATCGCGGTGTCGATGAAGCCGGGCGCCACGACGTTCGCCGTGATGTTGCGCGACCCGAGCTCGCGCGTGATCGAGCGAGCCATGCCGACGAGCGCGGCCTTGGACGACGCGTAGTTGACCTGACCGGCGCCCCCGTAGAGGCCGATCACGGACGACACGAGCACGATGCGGCCGCGGCGCAGGCGGATCATGCCCTTGCTCACGCGCCGCACGCAGCGGAACGTGCCGGTGAGGTTGACGTCGATCACGGACTCGAAGTCCTCGTCGGTCATGCGCAGCAGGAGCTGGTCGTGCGTCACGCCCGCGTTCGCGACGAGCACCTCGACCGGCCCGAGCTCCTTCTCGATCTCGGTGAACGCGGCGTCGACGGCCGCGGTGTCGGTGATGTCCGCCACGGCGCCGAACACGCCCTCGGGCAGGTCGCCGCCGCGGTAGACGGTCGCGACGCGGTCGCCGTTCGCCACGAACCGCTCGGCGATGGCGCGGCCGATCCCCCGGTTCGCGCCGGTGACGACGACGGTGCGCGGGGCGGGTGCGGTGGCTTCGGACACGGTGCGGCTCCTCGGGACGGTCGGGTGGGTCGGCGGCCGGGGACGGGTCCCGCACGGCCGGTGCCGGGTGGGCCTGGCGCGGGCTCGTGACAGGCCCGCGCGAACGCGCCGCACCGACCGTACCGTGCCCTGGCGCCGCCGTGCGCGGTGCGGCACGGTCACAGCGCTCCCCCACACTTTGTGGGGTCCCGACAAACGTAGACTGGCCGTGTGAGCACACGACGCACGGCCCGGAGGTCGGCCGAGGCGGTCCCGAGCATCACGTCAGCCCCGGAGCCCCTGGCCGCGGACCAGGCGCGGCGTGAGCGCAAGTACCTCATCCAGATGGGCATCCGTCTGGTGTGCATCTTCGGCGCCATCCTCGCCCAGGGCAGCTGGCTGACCTGGGTCCTCGCCGTCGGCGCGATCGTCCTGCCGTACAGCGCGGTGCTCATCGCCAACGCCGGGCGTGACCAGGCCCGGTACGACACCTCGCCGATGGAGCACCACGCGCTGCCCTCGGCCGGGGTGCCGGGATCCCACGGGATCGCCGGCGCAGGACCGCGCGACACGCAGGATCACGAGGAGGACCACCGGTGACCGACGTCCTGGGCCTCGCCGACCCCGTCGGCGAGGAGGAGCTGGTGTGCAGCGCCAAGGGCTGCCGCGAGGAGGCCGTCTGGGGCCTGCTGTGGAACAACCCCAAGATCCACACGCCCGAGCGGCGCAAGGTCTGGCTCGCGTGCGACGCCCACCGCGAGCACCTGGAGACGTTCCTCGGCGCCCGCTCGTTCTGGCGCTCGACCGTGCCCGTCGACGAGCTCGAGCGCCGGGCGGCCCCGTGACGCAGGCCGCACCACCCGGCCCGGCACAGGTCTCCCCCGGGGGCCCGACGCCGGAGCGCGCCACCGCGGACGCCCACCAGCCCCGCACGCCCCGGCAGTGGGTGACTCTCGCGGTCGGGGTCGTCGTCCTCGTCGCGCTGTGCCTCGTGGCGGGGCGCTGGCAGTGGAACCGCTACGTCGCGCGCGAGGCGGAGATCGAGCGCATCGAGACGAACTACGCGTCCGAGCCCGTGCCGGTCGACGCCGTCCTCGACGGTCCGGGCGCCACGCTGGACGAGGCCGACCTCTGGCGCCCCGTGACGCTCGTCGGCCGCTACGAGACCGACGCGACCGTCCTCCTGCGCAATCGCCCCGTCGGTGGCAGCCCCGGCTTCCACGTGCTCGTCCCGTTCGTGACGAATCCCACGGCCTCCGCGCCCGACGGGTTCGTCGTGGTCGTGGACCGCGGGTTCGTCCCGCTCGGCACGGACGCCGTCACGCCGGGGGACGTCCCCGCGCCCCCGGAGGGTGAGGTCGAGGCGACCGTCACGCTGCGGGGCGACGAGCCGCCGTCCGGCCGGGACGCTCCCGACGGGCAGGTCCAGGCGATCGCGACCGACCAGGTGCTCGCCGCAGGGCCCGACGGCACCGCGTGGGCCGAGGGTCGGACCGTCGGCGCGTACGGGCAGCTCCGCACGGAGGTGCCGCCCGCGGCCGAGACGCTGGAGGCGCTGCCCAAGCCCGACACGGACCCCGGGTCGCACCTGTCGTACGCGTTCCAGTGGGGCGTGTTCGCGATCGGGGCGCTCGCCGGCTTCTGGCTCCTGGTCCGCCGCGACCGGCGCGACGCGCGCGGCGAGGAGACGACGCTCACCGCGGGCGACCTGCTCGCCGCCCAGGACCCCGCGACCGCCCGCGCTCGTCGCGAGCCGCGCAGCCGTCGGCCGAGCGCCGAGGACGAGGAGGACGCGCTCATCGACGCCCAGCTGGGCTCGCACCCCGGTCCGCCGAGCGGTCGGGCCGACGAGACGAGCTCCGAGCGCGAGATGCAGCGCGAGCGCCCGCCACTGCGGTAGCCATGCTCGCGTGCCGGCAGGGTCGCGGGTCCACCGAACGGTGGAGGCGCGCGTCCACCTCGGCAGAGCCGTGACGGTCGATGTGGCCCTGTGCCCGGCGACCGTAGCGTCGTCGCATGACCGCTCTGGAAGTGCGCAACCTGCACAAACGCTACGGGCACCGCGTCGCCGTCGACGACGTGTCGCTGACCGTCGAGGACGGCGAGATCTTCGGCATCATCGGGCCGAACGGCGCCGGGAAGACGACGACCCTGGAGTGCGTCGCCGGCCTGCGCACGCCCGACTCCGGATCCATCTCGGTGCTGGGTCTCGACCCGGCCACGGATCGCGCCGAGGTGCGGGAGCGGCTGGGCGTGCAGCTGCAGGAGAGCAGCTTCCCGGACGCGATCACGGTCGCCGAGGCGCTCGACCTCTACGGCTCGTTCTACCGGGACCCCCGCGACTGGCGCGAGCTCATGGAGCTCCTCGACCTCACCGAGAAGCGCGACACCCGGTACAAGGCCCTGTCCGGCGGGCAGAAGCAGCGGCTGTCGATCGCGCTCGCGCTCGTCGGCGGCCCGAGGGTCGCGATCCTCGACGAGCTCACGACGGGGCTGGACCCGCAGGCGAGGCGCGACACGTGGAGCCTCGTCGAGCGCGTCCGGGACACGGGCGTCACGATCGTCCTCGTCACGCACTTCATGGACGAGGCCGAGCGCCTCAGCGACCGGATCGCCGTCGTCAGCGGTGGGCGGGTCGCGGCGGTGGACACGCCCGCGGGCCTCGTCGCGCAGGCGAACGCCGCGCAGCAGGTCCGGTTCCGCGTGAGCCAACCCCTGGACAGGAGCGTCCTGACCGGGCTTCCCGAGGTGACCGACGTCGAGAACACCGCGGACCGCTGGCGGGTCACGGGCCGCGGGCAGCTCCTGAGCAGCGTCGCCGGGGCTCTCGCCCGGGCGCACGTCGTGGCGGAGGACCTCCGCGTCGACCAGCGCACCCTCGACGACGCGTTCGTCGCCCTGACGGGGCGACCCCCGGGGTCCGGGGACGCCTCCGCGCGGAGGGCCCGCTGATGCCCGCGCTCCGGAAGCTGGTCCGGGTCGAGACGAGGCTCTTCCTCCGGGACTCCACGACCGTCGTCTTCGGCGTGCTGTTCCCGACGGCGCTCCTGCTCGGCCTCGGCACGATCCCGGCGCTCAGGGAACCGACGCCGGAGACCGGCGGCCTCCGGCCCATCGACGTCTGGGCGCCGACCGCGCTGGTGTTCGGGATGGTGATGATCGCGGTGCAGCACGTCCCGGCGGTGATCGCGACGTACCGGGAGCGCGGCATCCTGCGCCGGCTGTCGACCACCCCGGCGCACCCGCGGAGCGTCCTGCTCGCGCAGGTGATCGTCGCGTTCGCCTCCGTGGCGGTCTCTGCGGCGCTCCTGGTCCTCGCCGCATGGGCGGTCCTGGACGTCGCGCCGCCGGAACGACCGCTGGAGTTCGTCGTCGCGTTCGTCGTCGGCTACGCGGCGCTGCTCGGGCTCGGGCTGGTCTCCGCCGCGGTGGTCCGCACGAGCAGCGCGGCGAACCAGGTCGGCACCCTCCTGTTCGTCGCGCTGATGTTCTTCGGCGGGGCGTTCCTCCCCCGCGTCCTCATGCCCGACCTGCTGCGCGCGGTCGGCGACGTGGTCCCACCGGGCCTGCAGGCCCTGACCACGGCGTGGTCCGCAGAGGCGGGTGCGCTCACGGCCACGGCCGGCGGGCAGCCGTTCTGGCTGCAGATGGCCATAATGGCGGGCATCGCGCTGGTCGCGGGCGCGGTCGCCGCGAAGCTCTTCCGCTGGGAGTAGAGCCGGGAGCCGGACCGGAACAGGAGTCGACGATGCAGGACGCCGGGGCCGTCGAGCGCCCGACCTCCGGGGAGCGCGGACCCTCCGTCGCCGACGGTGCGCCGACGCCGGGCGCCACGACGCGGCCCTGGAAGGCGGGCCAGCTCCGGGTCTGGGACCTCCTGCAGCTCTTCACCCCGTGGCTGCTCCTGACGGTCTCGACCGCGATCTACTTCGCGGGGGTGCTCCCGGCCTCCGGTGAGCGCTTCTGGCCCGAGGGCGCCTCGGTCCTCGGGCTGGTCGCGGTCTCGGCGCTGTGGGTGCTGTGCGGGCACACGCTTCCGCTGCGGAGGGGGACGCTGCGTCCCGTCCCGGCGGGCATCTACTTCGTCGGCCTGCTGGCGTTGTGCGTCACCCTCATGACCTACTCCGAGATCTTCCTGGTCTTCACCGTCGCGGGCTTCTTCCACGCGTACCTGCTCACGCCCTGGCCGCTCGGCGTGCTCGGCGTCCTCGCCACCTCCGTGGCCCTCAACGGCTCGGCGATGAGCATGTGGCCCGACCCGACACCGGAGCTGCTCGCCGAGCTCGTGCTGGTCGTCGTCGTGCAGACGGCGGCGATCGGTGCGGGCATCCTGCTGGCGGCGCGCAGCGAGTCGGCGGAACGCAAGCGCGAGGAGCTGGTCGAGCGGCTCGAGGCCGCGCTGCACGAGAACGCGGGACTCCATGCCCAGCTCGTCGTCCAGGCCCGGGAGTCCGGCGCCCAGGACGAGCGGCAGCGCCTGGCCCGCGAGATCCACGACACCCTGGCCCAAGGCCTGGCGGGCATCATCACGCAGCTCCAGGCCGCGGAACGCTCCGCGCACGCGCAGGGCGAGACCGACGCGCACGTCGCGCGGGCGCTCCGGCTCGCGCGCAGCAGCCTGGCGGAGGCCCGACGGTCCGTGCAGGCGCTCGGACCCCAGGAGCTCGGGCGCGCGCACCTTCCCGACGCGCTGCGCACCCTGACCGAGCGCTGGTCGCACGAGCACGACGTCCGCGCTCACGTCGAGATCACCGGAGTGCGGGAACCGCTGAGCCCGGCGATCGAGGTCTCGCTCTTCCGGGTCGTGCAGGAGTCGCTGACCAACGTGGCGAAGCACGCGGAGGCCTCGCGCGTCGGGGTCACGCTGTCGTACGCAGGCGCCGAGGTGCTGCTGGACGTGCGGGATGATGGGCGCGGGTTCGTCGCAGGGGTCGGCACCGGCTTCGGCCTGACGAGCATGCGCCAGCGGATCAGAGGGGTCGGCGGTCACCTCGAGGTGCAGAGCGCGCCCGGCGAGGGAACCTCCGTGAGCGCTCGCGTCCCGGCGATCGCCCCCGGGGGAACGACGGAGAAGGAGTAGACCGGCCGATGCTTCGACTCGTGATCGTCGACGACCACCCGATCGTGCGGGGAGGCCTCCGCGACACCTTCGCGGACGTCGAGGACATCGTCGTCGTCGGCGAGGCCGGCGACGGCGCCGAGGGGGTCGACCGTGCGCGGTCGCTCGCGGCGGACGTCGTGCTCATGGACCTGCGCATGCCCGGGACGGACGGCGTCGCGGCCACGGCGGCCCTGCGCGACCAGGTCCCGGACGCCCGGGTGCTGGTCCTGACCACCTTCGACGGCGAGAGCGACGTCCTCCCGGCGATCGAGGCGGGCGCGATCGGCTACCTCTTGAAGGACGCGCTGCCCGACGACCTGGTCCGGGCCGTCCGCGCCGCCGGGCGCGGGGAGTCGGTGCTCGCGCCGTCGGTGACCCAGCACCTGATGGGACAGGTGCGCAGGCCCGGCGCCGGATCGCTGACCGACCGGGAGAAGCAGGTGCTCCAGCTCGTGGCGAACGGCTGCTCGAACCGCGAGGCCGCCGCCGCGCTGTTCATCGGCGAGGCGAGCATCAAGACCCACCTGCAGCACGTCTACGACAAGCTCGGCGTCCGCGACCGCGCCTCGGCGGTGGCCGAGGGCTACCGGCGGCGCCTCCTCACCTGACGCCGCGCGGCTCGTCGCGCGCGGGCACGGCGTTCTTCGGCGGGCGCCTCACGCGAGCGAGACGAGCTCCGCGTAGTCGTCGCTCCACAGGTCCTCGTCGCCGTCGGGCAGCAGCAGGACGCGCTCGGGCTCGAGCGCCTCGACCGCGCCGTCGTCGTGCGTGACCATGACGACGGCGCCCTCGTACGTCTTGAGCGCCCCGAGGATCTCGGCGCGCGACGCGGGGTCGAGGTTGTTCGTGGGCTCGTCGAGGAGCAGCACGTTCGCCGCCGAGACGACGAGCGTCGCGAGCGCGAGGCGCGTCTTCTCCCCGCCGGAGAGCACGTTCGTGGGCTTCTCCGCGTCGTCGCCGGAGAACAGGAACGACCCGAGCACGGAGCGCACCTGCGTGTCGGTGAGGTCTGGCGCGGCGTGGCGCAGGTTCTCGACGACGGTCGCGTCCATGTCGAGCGTGTCGTGCTCCTGGGCGTAGTAGCCGATCTTCAGGCCGTGCCCGGGGTGGACCTCGCCCGTGTCCGGCTTCTCGACGCCGCCGAGGATGCGCAGGAGCGTCGTCTTGCCGGCGCCGTTGAGGCCCAGCACGACGACGCGGCTGCCGCGGTCGATCGCGAGGTCGACGCCCGCGAACACCTCCTGCGACCCGTACGCCTTGGACAGCCCGCTCGCGGTGAGGGGCGTGCGCCCGCAGGGCGCGGGCTTGGGGAACCGCAGCTTGGCGACCTTGTCGGACTGCCGCTCGCCCTCGATGCCTGCGAGCATCTTCTCCGCGCGGCGCATCATCTGCTGCGCGGCGACGGCCTTGGTCGCCTTGGCGCGCATCTTCTCGCCCTGGGCGAGCAGCGCGCCCGCCTTCTTCTCGGCGTTCTGACGCTCACGACGGCGGCGGCGCTCGTCCGACTCGCGCTGCGCGAGGTACGCGTCCCAGCCGAGGTTGTACTGGTCGAGCTCCCCGCGGTTCGCGTCCAGGTGGAACACCTTGTTCACGGTGGCGCGCAGCAGCTCGACGTCGTGGGAGATCACGACGAACCCGCCGCTGTACGACTTGAGGTAGTCGCGCAGCCAGATGATCGAGTCGGCGTCGAGGTGGTTCGTCGGCTCGTCGAGGAGCAGCGTCTCGACCCCGGAGAACAGGATGCGCGCGAGCTCGATGCGGCGGCGCTGGCCGCCCGACAGCGTGCTCAGCGGCTGCCCGAGGACCCGGTCGTCGAGGCCGAGGTTGCTCGTGATGCGGTGCGCCTCGCTCTCGGCCGCGTACCCGCCCGCGGCGAGGAAGCGCGCCTCGAGCCGGGGGTAGCGCTCCATCGCGGCCTCGTGCGTCTCGACGTCGGCGCTCGCCATCGCGCCCTCGGTCTCGCGCATCTGGCGCACGATCTTGTCGAGGCTGCGAGCCGAGAGCACGCGGTCCATCGCGATGACGTCGAGGTCGCCCGTGCGCGGGTCCTGCGGCAGGTAGCCGATGTCGTTGCCGCGCGTGATCTTCCCCGCCGTCGGCTGGGTCTCCCCCGCGAGCGTCTTGGTCAGGGTCGTCTTGCCGGCGCCGTTGCGCCCGACGAGTCCGATCCGGTCGCCCGAGGCGATCTGGAAGTTCGCCTCGTGCAGCAGGACGCGGGCGCCGACGCGCAGCTCGACGCCGTGAGCGGTGATCACGGGAGGGTCCTCTCGGGTGGTACGGGCGCCCGACGACGGCCCTCTCCCGGCCGGTCGGCCGGCGGCTCGTCGTGGGGCCGGGGCGCGTGCGCCCCGGCGTCCGGGCCTCGTCGATTCTACGGGCGCCCGGCGTCGCGTCCCACCCCATTCCGCCGACGGTCCGCGTGAGGTCGGTCGCGCGCGTCGGGAGCGTGCTCGTCCGCCGGGCGCCCCCGTACCAGGACGCCTCGTGCGTGGCCCGGCGGTAGCGTTGACCTGTGACTTTCCAGGAGGGTGGCTCGTTCGAGGGCGGACGGGTCCGCAAGGGCGGCGGTCGGCGCGGCACGATGATCGCGGGCGGCGGGATCGGGGCCGTGCTCGTCGCGCTGCTCATCGCGTTCGTGGGCAACCAGACCGGTGTCGACCTCAGCGCGCTCACGGGCGGTGACGGGTCGGACTCGGGCGCGTACGGCGACGGCCAGCAGGAGTACATCGACACGTGCACGGCCGAGGAGGCGAACTCGACGCGCGAGTGCCGCCTCAACGGCACGGTCCAGTCGCTCGACGCCTACTGGACCGACGCGCTCCCCGAGCAGGCGGGCGTCACGTACGACCTGCCCCAGGTCGTGAGCTTCACCGGGCAGGTCTCGACGGGCTGCGGCGCGGCGACCAGCGCCGTCGGCCCGTTCTACTGCCCGCCCGACCAGACCGTCTACATCGACCTCGGCTTCTACGACGACCTCACGAGCCGGTTCGGCGCCAACGACGGCGGCCTCGCGGAGATGTACGTCGTGGCGCACGAGTTCGGCCACCACATCGAGCAGCTCGTCGGAGCCATGGACGCGGCGGACCGCCAGGGCACGGGTCCCGAGTCCGACTCCGTCCGCATCGAGCTCATGGCCGACTGCCTCGCCGGCATGTGGGCGGGCCACGCCGCGAGCACCGTCGACCCGGACACCGGCGTGACGTTCCTCGCCCCCATCACCGAGCAGGAGCTGAACGACGCGCTGTCCGCCGCGTCCGCCGTCGGCGACGACCGCATCCAGGAGGCCGCGACCGGCCAGGTGAACCCCGAGGGCTGGACCCACGGCTCGAGCGAGCAGCGCCAGCGCTGGTTCACCATCGGCTACAACGGCGGCACCCTCCAGGACTGCAACGCCCTCTCGGCCTCGACCCTGTGACCCGGGACGCCCGTCAGCCGACGAGCGTCCCGAGCCGTGCGAAGCAGTCGCGCCACCCTTCGGCGTAGGGGTCCCGGTTCTCCTCCGCGGTCTCGTGGACGACGCGCACGAGCGTCCCCGCGCCCGACGGCGCGAACGTCACGGTGACGGGGTCGGGCCCGCCGTCGTCGGCGCCGTGGTCGAGCCACGTCCAAGTGAGCACGAGGCGGTCCGGGCGGTCGGCAGCGACGACGTCGCCGCGAGCGCCGAACCCGCCGGTCGCCGTCTCGAAGCGGTAGCTCCCGCCGGGGCGGGCGTCGAGGTCGTAGACCGTGTCCGGGAACATG
Protein-coding sequences here:
- a CDS encoding SRPBCC family protein, producing the protein MPEVIVETLVPLGADGAWEAWTRPDRLATWWWPMFPDTVYDLDARPGGSYRFETATGGFGARGDVVAADRPDRLVLTWTWLDHGADDGGPDPVTVTFAPSGAGTLVRVVHETAEENRDPYAEGWRDCFARLGTLVG